From the genome of Flavobacteriales bacterium:
GCCATTCCGTCTCCCTCCAGTTTTTGCATAATAAATCCCTCGCCACCGAAGAATCCGACCCCCAGCCGACGCTGAAATTCTATGCCTATGCTCACTCCTTTCGCCGCGGCCAAAAAAGCATCTTTTTGACAAATGATCTTATGATCGAGCTGACTCAAATCTATCGGAATAACTTTTCCAGGATAGGGTGCGGCAAATGTTACGTGGGCCTTTCCAACACCGCGATGGGTATAGGTGGTCATAAAAAGGCGTTCTCCCGTTAACACTCGTTTTCCGGCCGAAAATAGCTTGTCCATAATCGATTGAGAGCGACCCGATCCGTCGCCGAAAATGGTGTTCATTTCGATATTCCCATCCATCATCATGAGACTCCCCGCCTCGGCCAGTACCGTTTCGTCGGAATCCAGCTCTAGGCGCACGGCCTGCATTTCTTCTCCGAAGATGTCGTAATCGATCTCGTGACTCGTTTTCATAGGTATTTGTTCCTTAATACATTCAAGTGATGACGTGTGTGTCCGGCCGAAACGAAGCAAAGTGCGCGTACGCTAATACCCACTCCGTTGGCAATTCCCGCATTCGTGGATTGGGACTCCAGCGATTCGAATAGGAGGATCGATCCGTTGCGAACCATTTCAAATTCCTCCATGAGATCGTGCCACGATCGTTTGATATCGCGTGACTGATCTACATATGCGTTGTGGTCAAAGCCGGGTAGCTCAGTGGTGTCGCTACGACCGAAGGCCAGTGCTCGGTAACCGAAAACGCGTTCGGTATCAATAATGTGTTGAACGATTTCCTTTGGGGTCCATTTCCCTTCGGCATATCGATGGTCTTGCTTCGCTATGGGCCATTTTGCCCAGAGGTCGAGCGCTTCGCGTTTGGAGTCGCGAAGTGCTTGAATTCCGTTCGACTCGGTAACCAAGTCAACGTAACCCTTATAAGACTCGGCGTACTCGCCCAATTCAGGTCTTTTCATTAAATCAATTACTGTTGGTCACTGAACCGCTTCCGATTATTGTAGCATTAACGTCCGGAAAGCCTTTATAATATACGGATCCACTACCGGTGATCACCACATCGAGCACATCTTCGACACATACTTCGGCATCCCCTGATCCGGAAATTCGGATGTCCGATTCTTCGGTACATAAGCCAAACGATTCAAGATCTCCCGAACCGGTGATCCTGATGTCGTGTTGGTCTGCTTCACCTTGTAGAGTTACATCTCCGGATTCTCTAATCTCGGTTTCAATATCGTCGGCCAGGAGTTCGAGATCGATGTCGCCCGATCCGTTGATTTCGATCTCCAGATCACCCAACTCGAAAATGCCTACCCCAAACACATCTCCTGATCCACCGAGGGTAATAGCATCGAGTTGATCGACATCGATATAAATGGTAAGCTCTTCGCTGGTATTGAAGCATTCTCGGGAATCAATGATGAGTTCTCCGTTAATGACCGA
Proteins encoded in this window:
- a CDS encoding TIGR00266 family protein, which codes for MKTSHEIDYDIFGEEMQAVRLELDSDETVLAEAGSLMMMDGNIEMNTIFGDGSGRSQSIMDKLFSAGKRVLTGERLFMTTYTHRGVGKAHVTFAAPYPGKVIPIDLSQLDHKIICQKDAFLAAAKGVSIGIEFQRRLGVGFFGGEGFIMQKLEGDGMAFVHAGGTVIEKTLLPGESLKVDTGCLVAFTSHIDYDIEMVKGIKTAIFGGEGLFLARLTGPGKVWIQSIPFSRLAERVFAAAPSQGEKRKGEGSILGGLGDLLDGDNRF
- a CDS encoding DinB family protein; the encoded protein is MKRPELGEYAESYKGYVDLVTESNGIQALRDSKREALDLWAKWPIAKQDHRYAEGKWTPKEIVQHIIDTERVFGYRALAFGRSDTTELPGFDHNAYVDQSRDIKRSWHDLMEEFEMVRNGSILLFESLESQSTNAGIANGVGISVRALCFVSAGHTRHHLNVLRNKYL
- a CDS encoding DUF2807 domain-containing protein, which encodes MKRLLILFLFLGAYGAMFTSCTDVFCVSGTGDVVIRDIQVSSFDAIENRTSVDIYLTQASEPTYTIEARGQSNILDEIEFSVINGELIIDSRECFNTSEELTIYIDVDQLDAITLGGSGDVFGVGIFELGDLEIEINGSGDIDLELLADDIETEIRESGDVTLQGEADQHDIRITGSGDLESFGLCTEESDIRISGSGDAEVCVEDVLDVVITGSGSVYYKGFPDVNATIIGSGSVTNSN